One Setaria italica strain Yugu1 chromosome I, Setaria_italica_v2.0, whole genome shotgun sequence DNA window includes the following coding sequences:
- the LOC101753155 gene encoding 18.6 kDa class III heat shock protein, producing MTELFDTAVTSLLHLPEVLDRLAAADGDRRSGGHHGAHHHGHARVHGLGGGGGGGAPVDIVETPGEYSFLLDVPGLSKSDIQVTLEEDRVLVMKGGSNNGKRKREEEEEGEGCRYIRLERRAAPRSFVRKFRLPEDADTGGIAARCENGVLTVTVKKQPPPEKKTKSVQVTIA from the exons ATGACGGAGCTGTTCGACACGGCCGTGACCAGCCTGCTCCACCTGCCGGAGGTGCTcgaccgcctcgccgccgcggacggTGACCGCCGCTCGGGCGGACACCACGGCGCGCACCACCACGGGCACGCGCGTGTCCACGgtcttggtggcggcggcggcggcggcgcgccggtggACATCGTGGAGACCCCCGGCGAGTACAGCTTCCTGCTCGACGTCCCCGGCCTCTCCAAGTCCGACATCCAG GTGACGCTGGAGGAGGACCGGGTGCTGGTGATGAAGGGCGGCAGCAACAACGGGAAGCGgaagcgcgaggaggaggaggaaggcgagggGTGCCGCTACATCCGGCtggagcggcgcgcggcgccgcggTCGTTCGTGCGCAAGTTCCGGCTGCCGGAGGACGCGGACACGGGCGGCATCGCGGCGCGCTGCGAGAACGGCGTCCTCACGGTCACCGTCAagaagcagccgccgccggagaagaagaCCAAGTCCGTGCAGGTCACCATCGCCTGA